Genomic segment of Peribacillus frigoritolerans:
CGAGGAGGCTTGGCAGACAGTCGGCGGAAAGGGAGCGGATTTCTGAAATCAAGCTACTTCTTCTTGAGGTTTTGTAAAAATATGAACGTTGATTTCCCTTTCATTTTGATTAGATGAAAGCTAGGTTTAGCCCTTTAAAACGGCTCATTTCAATCCCTCAGCTTCATCTCCGATTCCCTTTTATACCTCGGCCTCATGACCTCACTCGCCTCCAAACTGTATAAGTACACATCTTCCAAATATATCCTGTACTGAAAACTGATTACCTGCCGTATTGTGCACAAATGTTTAAAGAGTATATTATTGTGCAGTATATATGACAACATTCGGACTGAGAAACGCTACATTTTTAATAAGAAGTGAGATATCGTAGAAGCAGGGAGAGGGATTGAGAATGTTTTTAGATGAAAGAAGCGCCAATTTACTAAAACTATTACAGCATTCGCCCATTTCAAAAATGAAAGAACTTGAAGCCCAAACAGGTCTGACGAGAAGGCAAATTCAATATGGATTGAGCAAAGCGAATGACTGGCTCCAATTTCATGGATATCAACCGATTCAATATAATCGTGAAATGGGCTACTCCTTTTCTGAAACAATCAGGGATGAAGAATTGAATGTAAAACTGACAAAACGCAATTATATATTTTCAGAGACAGATAGGGAAAAGGTTTTTTACCTCATGATCCTGTTAAGCCAAGAAGAATTGTCCGTCTATCATTTCCAGACGATCACCGGGGTTTCGCGAAATACGGTGCTGAAGGATTTAAAAAGACTTAAAGAGAAAAACAGGGACATATCGCTCAAGATCCAGTATTCCAAACAAGATGGCTACGTGTTGATTGGGGAAAGCCGAACAAAGAGATATATCATTGAACATCTCGTGCATGATGTACTGAACAGTCCCAATAGTGATTGGATCATGGAGTGCATATGGAGAAATCATGAAAAGCAAATCAGTTCGATCCGGTTACAGCTTGAAAGGGTCGAAAGTAAATTGGGCATCACCTTTACGGATGAACGGCTTCATGAACTGAGCTATTTATTTCTATGTACAGATCAGCTCATAGGAAAAGGGGAAGAGTTACAGGCCGACGAGAGCTGGGCGCCGTTTGTTGCGACGGAGGAATACAAACTGGTTGAGGAAATGACCAGAACGAATGCGTTTCAATCAGTATGGAGCGAAACGGAAAACTTATACGCAACCCTACATTTACTGAGCATGAATCGAACGAAGGATATTTCCCCTCTTAAGGATGATGAAGTCATTCAACACCTTTTGCAGGAAATCGTGGAAGAGTTCGAGAGGCTGGCATTTGTTCACCTGAAAGACAAAGAGCAGCTATGCCAACAATTATATGTTCATTTTAAACCGGCATATCATCGCCTGCGGTATGGTCTCCCGCAAATGAATCCGATGACGGGACGGGTGCAGAAGGTCTATCCCGAACTGCATCATTTGACAAAAAAATCCCTGTGGGTGTTGGAGAAAGAGATTGGCTGTCCAGTATCAGAAGAAGAAGTGGCCTATTTCACGATCTATTTTGGAGGATGGCTGCGCAGGCAAGGGACCACATTGGATGATCGAAAACGGGCGATTGTCGTATGCCCGAATGGTATTGGCATCAGCAATATCCTCATTTATACATTGAGGGAATTATTTCCTGATATTTTGTTCCTGGATGTTTTGTCCGTTAGAAATGCGGCTGAATACCCATTGTCGTACGATCTTGTTTTCTCGACAGTGCATATGAGAACAAAAGCGGCATTATTCGTTGTACCGCCCATTTTGGAAATGCAGGACAAACATACATTGCGCCAGCAGGTCATGCAGGAATTGTATGGCTATACGACGGAAAGTGTGGATGTTGCAGCTTTATTAAAGATCATTTCCAAGTATGCAACCATCCATGAACAGGATCAGCTTGAAAAGGCTTTGAAGTCGAATGTGTATACCCATACACCAAAAATAACCCAATTTTCTTTAAAGGAGGCAGAGAAGCCTGTGTTAGAAGAACTGCTCAATATGCAAACCATTCAATTACAGCAGCAAGTTTCCGATTGGAAAGAAGCCATTCAAGTCGCGGCCAAGCCACTCGTTGACTTAGGTACCGTTGAAGAACGATATGTGGATGCCATGATCGAGGCCATAGAAACGAATGGACCATATGTAGTGATAACGCCTGGAGTGGCAATTCCCCATGCACGTCCGGAGCAGGGGGTCAGGTCTTTATCCATGAGTTTGCTGAAATTGGATGAAGCCGTGGACTTTGCGCCGGATAAACCGGTTCGCCTGATTATCATTTTGGCGGCCGTAGATAACGATTCGCATCTGCGGGCATTGATCCAGCTCACTCAATTATTGAATGAACCAGCCAATATAGAAGAAATCTTAAGCACTTCAGATAAATCGGTCCTTATGAAGTACGTTCATAAATATTCGAAGGAGGAAGCGGAATGAAAATCATGGTTGTATGCGGGAACGGATTGGGAAGCAGCTTCATCATGGAGATGAATGTGAAGAAAGCATTGACGGAAATGGGGAAGACGGCCGAGGTGGATCATACGGATCTGGCATCCGCAAAGACGGTTCAGGCTGATATTTTCCTGGGAGCGGCGGATATTGTCGGTCAGCTGGATGATGGAACCCGGACGATCGTCACACTGGAGAACATGATGAGCATCCCTGAAATCAAATCTAAATTGGAAATTCATGTAGGATAAAAAAAGGAGAGATTGATATGAAGAAAATCATGGTAGTATGCGGAAACGGATTGGGAAGCAGCTTCATCATGGAGATGAATGTGAAGAAAGCGTTGACGGAAATGGGTAAGACAGCCGAGGTGGATCATACGGATCTGGCATCCGCAAAAACGGTTCAGGCTGATATTTTCCTGGGAGCGGCGGATATTGTCGGTCAGCTGGATGATGGAACCCGGACGATCGTCACACTGGAAAACATGATGAGCATTCCTGAAATCACATCGAAATTGGCTTCACATCTATAAGAAGAAAACATAAAGAAGAGGGGGAGAGGCAATGCTGGAACTTATCATGAATGACATCTTGGGTACACCTTCCATACTTGTGGGGCTGTTTGCCCTCATTGGACTGCTGTTACAGCGGAAATCCAGTGCTGATGTCGTATCTGGAACACTAAAAACCGTCATGGGCTTCATTATCATTGGAGCGGGAGCGGCAGTGCTCATTGGCGCCCTTGATATATTCAGTAAAATGTTCGATCATGCATTCAATGTACAAGGCGTCATACCGAATAACGAAGCCATTGTCGCAGCCGCCCAAAGTGATTTTGGGACTTCGACTGCACTAATCATGGTTTTTGGTATGGTTGTCAATGTTTTGCTAGCTCGTTTCACGCCATTTAAATATATATTTTTAACGGGACACCATACCTTATTCATGGCTTGTTTACTTGCAGTCACCCTATCGGTCGGCGGGCTCAGCGGATTTCCGCTTATCTTGGTCGGTTCCATTCTATTGGGAGTATGCATGGTGATGTTCCCAGCCCTCCTTCAGCCATACGTACGGAAGATTACCGGAAGCGATGATTTTGCCATTGGCCATTTCGGGACAATCGGATATTTTGTATCCGCGACTGTTGGAAAATGGTTTGGAAATAAGGAAAAAACGACAGAGCAAATCAAGGTTCCTAAATCTTTAGGATTCCTGAGGGACACATCAGTCGCTGTATCGCTTACGATGACGATATTCTTCGTGATCGTCGCATTGTTTGCCGGACAGAACTATATTGAAACGGAATTATCCGGCGGTTCGAACTTCATCGTATTTTCTTTCATCCAGGCGATAACATTTGCTGCAGGAGTCTACATCATCCTTGCGGGGGTACGGATGTTAATTGCTGAAATCGTCCCTGCATTCAAAGGGATTGCCGATAAAGTGGCGCCGAATACAAAGCCTGCATTGGACTGTCCGACCATCTTTCCATTCGCTCCAAATGCAGTGATCATCGGGTTCCTATTCAGTTTCCTGGCGGGATTATTATCCATGTTCCTCCTTCCGGTACTAGGACTGAAAGTAATCGTTCCGGGGCTCGTACCGCATTTCTTCACCGGAGCTGCAGCAGGTGTATTTGGAAATGCCACAGGAGGCAGACGCGGAGCGATGCTCGGTTCCTTTGCAAACGGACTCATCATCAGTTTCCTGCCGGCGATACTCCTGGTCTTCTTGGGGGATGTAGGGTTTGAAGGCACCACATTTGGTGATTCGGACTTCGGTGTGGTCGGTCTCTTGATATTAAGCGTCATGAAACTTTTAGGATTATCCTAAACTGTTATACTAATAAGGTACAGAAACAAAATAAATGAATGATACCAGCAGCCTAAGATCTTCTAGATAATAGGCTGTTGGCATTTTCATCATCATTCGGATTTTTGAGGTGATTGGCATGGCCAACAAGGCAATTGTGCTCGATTTGGATGGCACGACATTGAACGAAAGAAACACTGTGAATGAGACGCTGGAACAATACATAGGCGAACTTAGGAAAAGCGGAAAGCTGATTTTCATTGCAACAGGAAGAACGCTGGAAGAGGTAAGGGACGTTTTGCCGTCCGGCATGGAGGCCGATGGAATGGTGACCGCCAATGGAATGTCCGTATTCATCGGAAAGAAACAGATTGTCGAACACGCCCTGTCGACGGAACTTGTCGAAGAATTGGTCGCCAAAGCAGGAGCGGAAGAGATTTTTTACGAAGTTCATCCGAACGAAGGAACACGGATGGCATTACTTAAAGATAAAGACTATATGGTTAAACAAGGTTTGATACCAAAACCTGAGAC
This window contains:
- a CDS encoding BglG family transcription antiterminator, with the protein product MFLDERSANLLKLLQHSPISKMKELEAQTGLTRRQIQYGLSKANDWLQFHGYQPIQYNREMGYSFSETIRDEELNVKLTKRNYIFSETDREKVFYLMILLSQEELSVYHFQTITGVSRNTVLKDLKRLKEKNRDISLKIQYSKQDGYVLIGESRTKRYIIEHLVHDVLNSPNSDWIMECIWRNHEKQISSIRLQLERVESKLGITFTDERLHELSYLFLCTDQLIGKGEELQADESWAPFVATEEYKLVEEMTRTNAFQSVWSETENLYATLHLLSMNRTKDISPLKDDEVIQHLLQEIVEEFERLAFVHLKDKEQLCQQLYVHFKPAYHRLRYGLPQMNPMTGRVQKVYPELHHLTKKSLWVLEKEIGCPVSEEEVAYFTIYFGGWLRRQGTTLDDRKRAIVVCPNGIGISNILIYTLRELFPDILFLDVLSVRNAAEYPLSYDLVFSTVHMRTKAALFVVPPILEMQDKHTLRQQVMQELYGYTTESVDVAALLKIISKYATIHEQDQLEKALKSNVYTHTPKITQFSLKEAEKPVLEELLNMQTIQLQQQVSDWKEAIQVAAKPLVDLGTVEERYVDAMIEAIETNGPYVVITPGVAIPHARPEQGVRSLSMSLLKLDEAVDFAPDKPVRLIIILAAVDNDSHLRALIQLTQLLNEPANIEEILSTSDKSVLMKYVHKYSKEEAE
- a CDS encoding PTS sugar transporter subunit IIB, translating into MKIMVVCGNGLGSSFIMEMNVKKALTEMGKTAEVDHTDLASAKTVQADIFLGAADIVGQLDDGTRTIVTLENMMSIPEIKSKLEIHVG
- a CDS encoding PTS sugar transporter subunit IIB, giving the protein MKKIMVVCGNGLGSSFIMEMNVKKALTEMGKTAEVDHTDLASAKTVQADIFLGAADIVGQLDDGTRTIVTLENMMSIPEITSKLASHL
- a CDS encoding PTS ascorbate transporter subunit IIC; the encoded protein is MLELIMNDILGTPSILVGLFALIGLLLQRKSSADVVSGTLKTVMGFIIIGAGAAVLIGALDIFSKMFDHAFNVQGVIPNNEAIVAAAQSDFGTSTALIMVFGMVVNVLLARFTPFKYIFLTGHHTLFMACLLAVTLSVGGLSGFPLILVGSILLGVCMVMFPALLQPYVRKITGSDDFAIGHFGTIGYFVSATVGKWFGNKEKTTEQIKVPKSLGFLRDTSVAVSLTMTIFFVIVALFAGQNYIETELSGGSNFIVFSFIQAITFAAGVYIILAGVRMLIAEIVPAFKGIADKVAPNTKPALDCPTIFPFAPNAVIIGFLFSFLAGLLSMFLLPVLGLKVIVPGLVPHFFTGAAAGVFGNATGGRRGAMLGSFANGLIISFLPAILLVFLGDVGFEGTTFGDSDFGVVGLLILSVMKLLGLS